From the Desulfomonilia bacterium genome, one window contains:
- the asnB gene encoding asparagine synthase B, with amino-acid sequence MCSILGILDIKSDLKELRAKALMMSRKMRHRGPDWSGIYVSEKAILAHERLSIVDVNKGAQPLYSEDGKLALAVNGEIYNHKDLKKTLKEPYNFLTESDCEIILALYRQKGIDFLEDLNGIFAFVLYDSENDIYLIGRDHIGIIPLYTGHDEHGNFFVSSEMKALMGVCNKVEEFPPGHYYCSREKAPVEWYKRDWMEYDNVKNNSTSIKELHRALEEAVERQLMSDVPYGVLLSGGLDSSIVSAVAKKYSAKRVETGGLKDAWWPQLHSFAIGLEGSPDLAAAQKVADHIGSVHHNFTFTVQEGLDAIRDVIYHIETYDVTTIRASTPMYLMSRKIKSMGVKMVLSGEGADEIFGGYLYFHKAPDPREFHEETVRKLSMLSKYDCLRANKSLAAWGVEGRVPFLDKEFMDVAMRINPEDKMCTGEKIEKYILRKAFEDYLPPEVAWRQKEQFSDGVGYNWIDTLKEVAETTVSDVQMENAHYRFPVNTPSTKEAYYYRSIFHEFFPLDSAAKCVPGGPSVACSTPTAIKWDAAFARMADPSGRAVKDVHKDSYK; translated from the coding sequence ATGTGTTCAATACTTGGAATTCTTGACATAAAGTCGGATTTGAAGGAACTGAGGGCTAAAGCCCTTATGATGAGCCGTAAGATGCGCCACAGGGGGCCTGACTGGAGCGGGATATATGTCAGCGAAAAGGCCATACTCGCGCATGAACGACTCTCGATAGTCGATGTCAACAAAGGCGCACAGCCCCTTTATTCAGAAGACGGGAAACTCGCACTTGCCGTAAATGGTGAGATATACAACCACAAGGATCTCAAGAAAACGCTCAAGGAACCATACAATTTCCTTACAGAATCCGACTGTGAGATCATTCTGGCCCTTTACAGACAAAAAGGCATTGATTTTCTTGAGGATTTAAACGGCATTTTCGCCTTTGTCCTTTATGACAGCGAAAACGACATATACCTGATAGGCCGCGACCATATTGGAATAATTCCGCTTTATACCGGGCATGACGAACACGGCAATTTCTTTGTTTCTTCTGAAATGAAAGCCCTGATGGGCGTCTGCAACAAGGTTGAGGAGTTTCCCCCGGGCCATTATTACTGCAGCAGGGAAAAAGCCCCGGTCGAGTGGTACAAAAGGGACTGGATGGAATATGACAACGTAAAGAACAACAGCACCAGCATCAAAGAACTGCACAGGGCACTTGAGGAGGCGGTTGAGCGCCAGCTTATGTCCGATGTCCCTTATGGTGTTCTTCTTTCAGGCGGGCTCGACAGTTCAATCGTTTCGGCCGTTGCCAAAAAGTATTCGGCAAAACGCGTTGAGACAGGAGGTCTCAAGGATGCATGGTGGCCGCAGCTGCACTCTTTCGCCATTGGGCTGGAAGGCTCGCCCGATCTCGCAGCAGCCCAGAAAGTTGCCGACCACATAGGCTCGGTGCACCATAACTTTACATTTACCGTTCAGGAGGGCCTCGATGCGATACGAGACGTGATCTATCATATTGAAACCTATGATGTGACCACGATAAGGGCCTCAACTCCTATGTATCTGATGTCGAGGAAGATAAAATCTATGGGCGTTAAAATGGTGCTGTCAGGAGAAGGCGCAGATGAGATCTTTGGAGGATATCTTTATTTTCACAAGGCGCCTGATCCCAGAGAATTTCATGAAGAGACGGTGAGAAAACTCTCCATGCTGAGCAAATACGACTGTCTGAGGGCGAACAAGTCGCTTGCAGCCTGGGGCGTGGAAGGCAGGGTGCCGTTCCTAGACAAGGAATTCATGGATGTAGCCATGCGCATCAATCCTGAAGACAAGATGTGCACTGGCGAAAAGATAGAAAAGTACATACTCAGGAAGGCATTTGAAGATTATCTCCCCCCCGAGGTTGCATGGAGGCAGAAGGAGCAGTTCTCCGACGGCGTAGGTTACAACTGGATAGACACCCTGAAAGAAGTCGCTGAAACTACGGTCAGCGACGTGCAGATGGAGAACGCGCACTACCGCTTCCCAGTCAACACGCCTTCAACCAAGGAGGCCTATTACTACCGTTCAATCTTTCACGAGTTCTTTCCGCTCGACAGTGCCGCGAAGTGCGTCCCGGGCGGACCGTCGGTTGCCTGTTCTACACCCACTGCAATCAAATGGGATGCGGCATTTGCCAGAATGGCCGACCCATCGGGCCGTGCCGTGAAAGATGTTCATAAGGACAGCTATAAATAG
- a CDS encoding P-II family nitrogen regulator: MKKIEAIIKPFKLDEVKEALSSIGIKGMTITEVKGYGRQKGHKEIYRGAEYFVDLIPKIKIEIVVEKEMAEAVISKITETAKTGKIGDGKIFIMPVEDVIRVRTGERGKDAI; encoded by the coding sequence ATGAAAAAAATTGAGGCAATCATTAAACCGTTCAAGCTTGATGAGGTAAAGGAGGCTTTAAGCTCGATCGGCATCAAGGGCATGACCATAACCGAGGTCAAAGGCTATGGAAGACAGAAGGGCCACAAGGAGATTTATCGCGGTGCAGAATATTTCGTTGACCTGATTCCCAAGATCAAGATCGAGATCGTAGTTGAAAAGGAGATGGCCGAGGCCGTCATATCAAAGATCACTGAAACCGCGAAAACAGGCAAAATCGGCGACGGCAAAATTTTTATCATGCCTGTTGAGGATGTAATACGGGTGAGAACTGGTGAACGGGGAAAAGATGCGATTTAG
- a CDS encoding ammonium transporter, translated as MEHIQAADTAFVLLSSALVLLMTPGLAIFYAGMVRGKNVLGTIMQSFILISLITLEWIYLGYSLSFGPDVGGITGSLAWIGLRGVSSVPNPDYAATIPHNVFMIFQCMFAVITPALITGTFAERIKFGPFLLFSVLWAVLVYNPVCHWVWGTGGWLKNMGVLDFAGGLVVHLSCGAAALAAAFATGSRKGYGHEKFIPHSLPMTLLGTGLLWFGWFGFNGGSALAANAVAGNAYIATHFGGMAGMAMWVAVEWIHRGKPTTLGAASGAVAGLATITPASGFVGPNSAVIIGLLAGGACYAAVTAKSRLGYDDSLDVVGIHGLGGIIGSLCVGVFASKAINPAGSDGLINGNLSLIGVQALAVIAIGSFVFVASWLLLKIIDKFIGLRLTSESEVMGMDLSEHSETAYSR; from the coding sequence ATGGAACATATTCAAGCGGCCGATACTGCATTTGTACTCTTATCATCCGCTCTGGTACTTCTTATGACTCCAGGCCTTGCAATATTCTATGCAGGCATGGTCAGAGGCAAGAATGTCCTCGGCACAATCATGCAGAGCTTCATACTCATATCCCTGATAACCCTGGAGTGGATTTATCTCGGCTATTCCCTGTCATTCGGACCCGATGTCGGAGGCATAACCGGTAGTCTCGCATGGATAGGCCTTCGCGGTGTATCATCAGTTCCCAACCCTGATTACGCTGCTACGATCCCTCACAATGTATTCATGATTTTTCAGTGCATGTTTGCTGTAATCACACCCGCTCTCATAACCGGCACCTTTGCAGAGAGAATAAAATTCGGACCATTCCTTCTTTTCAGCGTGCTCTGGGCAGTCCTGGTATACAACCCAGTTTGCCACTGGGTATGGGGGACAGGGGGATGGCTTAAGAACATGGGTGTTCTAGACTTTGCGGGCGGACTTGTGGTGCACCTTTCCTGTGGTGCGGCTGCACTTGCCGCTGCTTTTGCCACCGGATCAAGAAAGGGGTACGGCCATGAAAAATTCATTCCTCACAGTCTGCCCATGACGCTCCTCGGTACCGGCCTTCTCTGGTTCGGCTGGTTCGGATTCAACGGCGGCAGTGCACTTGCTGCCAATGCCGTTGCCGGTAACGCATATATAGCCACACATTTTGGAGGAATGGCAGGTATGGCCATGTGGGTTGCCGTTGAATGGATTCACAGGGGCAAACCTACAACACTTGGTGCGGCATCAGGTGCTGTTGCCGGCCTTGCGACCATAACTCCTGCATCGGGTTTTGTAGGTCCGAACTCAGCAGTAATCATCGGACTTCTGGCCGGCGGCGCATGCTATGCCGCAGTTACCGCCAAATCAAGGCTCGGATATGACGACAGCCTCGATGTAGTGGGCATTCACGGTCTGGGCGGGATAATCGGCAGCTTATGCGTAGGGGTATTCGCATCGAAGGCAATCAATCCTGCTGGTTCAGACGGCCTCATAAACGGGAACCTTTCGCTTATCGGGGTACAGGCGCTTGCTGTTATAGCAATCGGATCATTTGTATTTGTTGCAAGCTGGCTCCTTTTGAAGATAATCGATAAATTCATAGGATTGAGGCTTACCTCTGAATCCGAGGTAATGGGCATGGATTTGAGCGAACACAGTGAAACCGCCTACAGCCGTTAG
- a CDS encoding amino acid--tRNA ligase-related protein, with protein MTFIGEDLFHFQASLIQQGSSFEEFIKENYINKWIGDTVYAAMNVRTTMVTAVHNFLENEGLLNLERVQMSPITDPLAHDVEHVPVIHYKGMPYVTTHSMIYHKFMACFNPRFKGIFVDSPNVRLEIESPQRKQRGKYLIDFSQIDIELRRGRDIDFETYKKEPEKVKAILKEDLEKAYDFFERMLIHAVKAIIEKNEDDLKALDVAVDVPSQPFPRLKNDEILKKYGRAGAETGAGEEADSQFFWITGLMRENYDLIYPYIQKDGSKIPISSFTSDMIYNYDICVKARSRSTGKYMPALEILSGAVREWLYEPIVERLIDNKVIVERPVFKEGNITNIDILDGYGPFLAAVHMKDANGKAYFPDTFGGGLGVERLLYGLLRGSKIEKIDDVTFFGKNPDSFPIFLF; from the coding sequence ATGACTTTTATAGGCGAGGATCTATTCCATTTCCAGGCGTCACTTATTCAACAGGGCTCTTCTTTTGAAGAGTTCATAAAAGAGAACTACATCAACAAATGGATTGGCGATACTGTATATGCAGCAATGAATGTACGCACCACAATGGTGACTGCCGTACATAACTTCCTGGAAAATGAAGGACTCCTTAATCTTGAAAGGGTTCAAATGAGTCCGATTACCGACCCTCTGGCCCATGATGTCGAACATGTGCCTGTGATTCATTACAAGGGCATGCCTTATGTTACCACTCATTCGATGATTTACCATAAGTTTATGGCTTGCTTTAATCCCAGGTTCAAAGGCATATTCGTTGATTCTCCGAATGTCAGGCTTGAGATTGAAAGTCCGCAAAGGAAGCAGCGCGGCAAGTATCTGATAGACTTTTCCCAGATAGACATCGAACTCAGAAGGGGAAGGGATATTGATTTTGAAACATACAAGAAGGAACCAGAAAAGGTTAAGGCAATCCTTAAGGAAGATCTGGAAAAGGCTTATGACTTTTTCGAGAGAATGCTGATTCATGCGGTGAAGGCGATTATAGAAAAGAATGAAGACGATCTGAAGGCATTGGATGTGGCTGTCGATGTTCCTTCTCAGCCGTTTCCGAGACTAAAGAACGATGAAATCCTTAAAAAATACGGGAGGGCCGGTGCGGAAACCGGAGCGGGAGAGGAAGCAGACTCCCAGTTCTTCTGGATAACGGGACTTATGCGTGAAAATTATGATCTCATTTATCCTTACATTCAGAAAGACGGCAGCAAGATTCCCATTTCATCATTCACTTCCGATATGATCTACAACTATGACATATGCGTCAAGGCCAGGAGCAGATCCACAGGAAAATATATGCCTGCCCTTGAGATACTTTCCGGAGCTGTCCGGGAATGGCTTTATGAGCCTATTGTGGAAAGGCTCATTGACAACAAGGTCATAGTTGAAAGGCCGGTTTTCAAAGAAGGCAATATAACCAATATCGACATACTGGACGGGTACGGGCCATTCCTGGCGGCCGTTCATATGAAAGACGCCAATGGCAAAGCATATTTCCCTGATACTTTCGGCGGAGGTCTTGGGGTGGAACGCTTGCTTTACGGTCTGTTGAGGGGCAGCAAGATAGAAAAGATAGACGATGTCACATTCTTCGGCAAGAATCCCGATTCGTTCCCCATATTCCTTTTCTAG
- a CDS encoding Ig-like domain-containing protein yields the protein MKKITSFVVGLMVLFLISACNSGSDDDLFSITSISPADGARNVPLNQAITVEFNYDLNWDTIYLYENFYLINTDTGHFVHGSLIEASANIILFIPDSDLSPDTTYNIVVEATIEDIYGDIFSTTSITSFSTVQD from the coding sequence ATGAAAAAAATAACTTCTTTCGTTGTTGGCCTGATGGTTTTATTTCTTATATCTGCCTGCAATTCGGGCTCTGATGATGACTTGTTCAGCATCACATCAATAAGCCCGGCAGACGGTGCGAGAAATGTGCCTTTAAACCAGGCCATCACTGTTGAATTCAACTATGATCTGAACTGGGATACGATTTACTTATATGAAAATTTTTATCTGATAAATACGGATACCGGCCATTTTGTGCACGGGTCATTAATTGAGGCGTCTGCCAATATAATACTTTTTATTCCAGACAGCGACCTCTCTCCTGATACCACATACAATATTGTTGTTGAAGCAACGATTGAAGATATTTACGGGGACATATTCTCAACGACTTCAATAACATCATTTTCAACAGTACAGGATTAA
- a CDS encoding OmpA family protein: MKRVLILAVMFTIGFTFQAYAVNRDSGITFSLSGGGYTFDSREEINLAPIGMLRLGYDMSEYFGLEIPLELGASDIKRNKMYGDTSVKEGTDVSLMGYRLEGLIYLMPESRFVPYLAVGLGDRNINVEGAPNKDNFVAGYGAGARIFVSEDWFIRADFRHLLVFKAFDGNPVNNLEYTLGLGCYLGDKPKPAPVAVAAPVVVEAPKPAPAPAPVVVPAPAPAPAPVAAPVGDEKAIIEKGRATIDVMFDTNKATIKPGFDDELANFADILKKHPDLKVVIEGYTDNTGPAAFNKKLSQERADAVKDYLVKKLGVDASRLKAVGYGPEKPIADNKTAQGRQKNRRVEAAVDYQIKK; the protein is encoded by the coding sequence ATGAAAAGAGTCTTGATACTGGCGGTAATGTTTACGATAGGATTCACTTTCCAGGCCTATGCTGTAAACAGGGACAGTGGTATTACATTTTCGCTGTCAGGAGGCGGCTACACCTTTGATTCGAGGGAAGAAATAAATCTGGCGCCTATTGGAATGCTGAGATTAGGCTATGATATGTCGGAATATTTCGGTCTGGAAATACCTCTGGAACTGGGTGCATCAGATATTAAAAGAAACAAAATGTATGGGGATACATCGGTAAAAGAAGGAACTGATGTAAGTCTCATGGGATACAGGCTGGAAGGCCTTATTTATTTAATGCCCGAAAGCCGGTTTGTACCGTATCTGGCAGTAGGACTGGGTGACAGGAATATTAATGTCGAAGGTGCGCCGAATAAAGACAACTTCGTGGCCGGTTATGGAGCTGGTGCAAGGATATTCGTATCGGAAGACTGGTTCATAAGAGCAGACTTCCGTCATCTTCTTGTCTTCAAGGCCTTTGACGGAAACCCTGTAAATAACCTGGAATATACCCTGGGACTCGGCTGCTATCTGGGCGACAAACCCAAGCCTGCGCCTGTTGCAGTTGCAGCACCTGTAGTAGTTGAAGCACCTAAACCGGCACCTGCTCCTGCCCCGGTTGTTGTACCGGCCCCGGCCCCTGCACCTGCACCTGTTGCCGCACCGGTTGGTGACGAAAAAGCTATCATTGAAAAAGGAAGGGCAACAATTGATGTGATGTTCGATACCAACAAAGCAACCATAAAACCCGGATTTGATGATGAACTGGCCAACTTCGCGGATATTCTTAAAAAACATCCCGATCTGAAAGTAGTCATTGAAGGTTATACCGACAACACTGGTCCCGCTGCCTTCAACAAAAAACTTTCGCAGGAAAGGGCGGATGCCGTGAAGGATTATCTTGTTAAAAAACTTGGTGTTGATGCCTCAAGGTTGAAAGCAGTGGGTTATGGGCCTGAAAAACCCATTGCAGACAACAAGACCGCACAGGGCAGACAGAAGAATAGAAGGGTCGAAGCCGCCGTTGACTATCAAATTAAAAAATAG
- the mtgA gene encoding monofunctional biosynthetic peptidoglycan transglycosylase, with protein MKSFIKVSAYLVLAVILLLAASFAVCFVYPDVAVLKKKNPEKTSFMKYREKQWENKGLDKKIKQKWVSFSRISPYVVKAVIIAEDDKFWRHEGFDFVAMQKAFEQDIKKKKFKVGGSTISQQLAKNLFLTPAKNPLRKIKEAVYTWRLEKNLSKKRIIELYLNVAEWGDAIFGIEAAARKYYGKSASSLGPEEAARLATVLPNPIRFSPVGNSRYVANRSAIIYRIMVRRGIVIEEYVEVMNSPQEDISNEEGTDEETGSDEGVLTDTSGPDVPDAAQRETVPETKGEPAPDDNTSKDNGEGNEES; from the coding sequence GTGAAAAGCTTCATTAAAGTTTCTGCATATCTGGTTCTGGCAGTCATTCTGCTGCTAGCGGCGTCTTTTGCCGTCTGTTTTGTTTATCCCGATGTTGCTGTTCTTAAAAAGAAAAATCCTGAAAAGACTTCGTTTATGAAATACAGGGAAAAACAATGGGAGAACAAAGGACTCGATAAAAAGATTAAGCAGAAATGGGTGTCTTTCAGCAGGATATCCCCTTATGTTGTAAAAGCGGTTATTATAGCTGAGGATGATAAATTCTGGCGCCATGAAGGTTTTGATTTTGTTGCGATGCAGAAGGCCTTTGAACAGGACATCAAAAAAAAGAAATTCAAGGTCGGGGGATCAACAATCAGCCAGCAGCTTGCAAAAAATCTTTTTCTTACACCGGCAAAGAATCCTTTACGCAAGATTAAGGAAGCCGTCTACACATGGCGGCTTGAGAAGAACCTTTCAAAAAAAAGGATAATCGAGCTCTATCTGAATGTCGCCGAATGGGGCGACGCAATTTTCGGGATTGAGGCGGCGGCTAGAAAATATTACGGGAAATCAGCCTCATCACTTGGGCCTGAGGAGGCCGCCAGGCTGGCAACCGTTCTTCCCAATCCCATCAGATTCAGCCCTGTCGGGAATTCAAGGTATGTGGCTAACCGCTCGGCGATTATATACAGGATCATGGTGCGCAGGGGGATTGTCATTGAAGAATACGTCGAGGTTATGAACTCACCTCAGGAAGACATATCAAATGAGGAAGGAACAGATGAAGAAACCGGTTCAGACGAGGGAGTCCTGACTGACACCTCAGGGCCGGATGTCCCTGATGCCGCTCAAAGAGAGACTGTTCCTGAAACAAAAGGCGAGCCTGCCCCCGATGACAACACAAGCAAAGACAATGGAGAGGGGAATGAAGAGTCTTGA